A genomic region of Arvicola amphibius chromosome X, mArvAmp1.2, whole genome shotgun sequence contains the following coding sequences:
- the LOC119805401 gene encoding LOW QUALITY PROTEIN: inactive serine/threonine-protein kinase VRK3-like (The sequence of the model RefSeq protein was modified relative to this genomic sequence to represent the inferred CDS: deleted 1 base in 1 codon; substituted 1 base at 1 genomic stop codon) has translation MISFCPVCGKDVKGSFKFCPFCGNSLPVEEHAEAQTGLSPPASSFRGSRRGLNSSSETSPKKVKRPPTVTSVPPSVLSGCDSSASEDTFNSPERATGTWSRPPTPRGSPQSSRRSPQTLKRSRVTTNLQALPIGTKLTDKKGQHWTLGVLQTRDDQGILYKAEPTSALPCESRTEKYRFSLKLDSKDGRLFNEQNFFQRAAKPMQVNKWKKKCLVPLLAIPICFGFGIHQDKYRFLVFPSLGRSLQSALDDNPKHVVSERCVLQVACRLLDALEFIHENEYVHGNLTAENVFVNPKDXVSEVALMGYGFTFRYCPGGRHVTYKKGSRSPHEGDLEFISVDIHKGCGPSRCSDLQILGYCMLKWLYGSLSWTNCLPNTEEITRQKQKYLGSPELLVGLCGHRNRGSETLQECLKVVMALNYEEKPPYATLRNNLEALLEDLWVSPYDPLDLQMVP, from the exons ATGATCTCCTTCTGTCCAGTCTGTGGCAAAGATGTCAAAGGATCATTCAAATTCTGCCCATTCTGTGGCAATTCCCTGCCTGTAGAGGAGCATGCAGAAGCTCAGACTGGCCTTTCGCCTCCTGCGTCATCCTTCCGAGGCTCAAGGAGAGGGCTGAACTCCAGTTCTGAAACCTCTCCCAAGAAAGTGAAACGGCCGCCCACTGTCACTTCTGTTCCACCCTCTGTCCTCTCTGGCTGTGACAGTTCTGCGTCTGAAGACACCTTTAATTCTCCTGAGAGAGCCACAGGTACCTGGAGCAGACCCCCGACCCCCAGAGGCAGCCCCCAATCCTCCAGACGAAGTCCTCAGACACTGAAGCGGAGCCGGGTGACCACCAACCTCCAGGCTTTGCCCATAGGGACAAAACTGACAGACAAGAAAGGGCAGCACTGGACACTGGGGGTCCTCCAGACCCGGGATGACCAAGGCATTCTTTATAAAGCTGAGCCCACTTCTGCCCTCCCCTGTGAATCAAGGACTGAGAAGTATAGATTCTCACTCAAACTGGACTCCAAGGATGGGCGCCTTTTCAATGAGCAGAACTTCTTTCAGAGGGCAGCCAAGCCTATGCAAGTGAACAAGTGGAAGAAGAAATGCTTGGTTCCGCTCCTGGCCATTCCCATCTGCTTTGGCTTTGGCATTCACCAGGACAAGTACAGGTTCCTGGTGTTCCCCAGCCTGGGGAGGAGCCTTCAGTCAGCCCTGGATGACAACCCAAAGCATGTGGTATCGGAGAGATGTGTGCTGCAGGTGGCCTGCAGGCTGCTGGATGCTCTAGAGTTCATCCATGAAAATGAGTATGTTCATGGGAACCTGACGGCTGAGAATGTCTTTGTGAATCCCAAGGAT TAAGTAAGTGAGGTGGCCCTGATGGGCTATGGCTTCACCTTCCGCTACTGCCCGGGTGGCAGACATGTGACCTACAAAAAAGGCAGCAGGAGCCCCCACGAGGGGGACCTGGAGTTCATTAGTGTGGACATACACAAGGGATGCGGGCCCTCTCGCTGTAGTGACCTCCAGATCTTGGGCTACTGTATGCTCAAGTGGCTTTATGGGTCACTGTCATGGACAAACTGCCTTCCCAACACCGAGGAGATCACTAGGCAGAAGCAGAAGTATCTGGGCAGCCCTGAGCTTCTCGTGGGACTGTGTGGCCACCGGAACAGGGGCTCAGAGACCCTGCAGGAGTGCCTGAAGGTGGTGATGGCCCTCAATTACGAGGAGAAACCGCCTTATGCCACGCTGAGGAATAATCTAGAAGCCCTGCTGGAGGATCTCTGGGTGTCACCCTATGACCCCCTGGACCTCCAGATGGTGCCTTAG